One Olsenella sp. oral taxon 807 DNA segment encodes these proteins:
- a CDS encoding DUF192 domain-containing protein: MSLRRATLGTRSLVIETADTFLTRFKGLMGRRELAPTHALFLKGCSSVHMFFMKFSLDIAYLDKDFRLLYVETLRPWQIGSLVKGCAHVLELNAEELSPSWRPRELLSLGDTAFDER; encoded by the coding sequence ATGAGCTTAAGGCGAGCAACGCTTGGCACAAGATCCCTTGTGATCGAGACTGCAGATACGTTTTTAACGCGCTTTAAGGGTCTGATGGGTAGGCGTGAGCTTGCGCCTACACATGCCCTTTTTTTAAAGGGTTGCTCGAGTGTTCATATGTTCTTCATGAAGTTTTCCCTTGACATCGCCTATTTAGACAAGGATTTTCGCTTGCTGTATGTAGAGACGCTCCGACCCTGGCAAATTGGGAGCCTTGTGAAAGGCTGTGCTCATGTGCTTGAGCTAAACGCAGAAGAGCTATCTCCAAGCTGGCGTCCCAGAGAGCTGCTGAGTTTGGGCGATACGGCATTCGATGAGCGCTAA
- a CDS encoding TadE/TadG family type IV pilus assembly protein: MRRLRFLRSVIAEEDGQEIVEFALIVTLLIVLLAVPIDIFRYVNTRMILNDAATDAVSSLNNDSIEHNTCESDVLKSVQKSYGSRLTDVKVDKINVQSIETKDPYTYHVFNSDKQNKTQYSDQFDPRDSNYYYKEVSLTLSCTENAITPFGGMFFGGSMSWTIKSDPVTCNVYTAGYKK, encoded by the coding sequence ATGAGGCGTTTGAGATTTCTCAGGAGTGTAATCGCAGAAGAGGATGGCCAAGAGATCGTTGAGTTCGCGCTCATCGTAACGTTGCTTATCGTGCTCTTGGCAGTGCCAATTGATATATTTCGCTATGTCAATACACGTATGATCCTAAACGATGCCGCAACCGACGCCGTCTCGTCTTTGAACAATGATTCGATTGAGCACAATACCTGTGAGAGTGATGTCCTCAAAAGCGTGCAGAAGTCGTATGGCTCAAGGCTTACAGATGTTAAGGTTGACAAAATTAATGTGCAAAGCATTGAGACAAAAGATCCGTATACCTACCACGTCTTTAATAGCGACAAGCAGAACAAGACCCAGTACTCCGATCAATTCGATCCGAGGGACTCAAACTACTACTATAAAGAGGTCTCATTGACGCTCAGCTGTACTGAGAATGCAATCACGCCGTTTGGGGGCATGTTCTTTGGTGGTAGTATGAGTTGGACGATCAAGAGCGATCCCGTGACCTGCAACGTCTACACAGCGGGATATAAGAAATAG
- a CDS encoding TadE family protein — protein sequence MIEILRRRWADTAKRRTSGQALVEFVLVFPLFITILFAIIDFGWMAYQKAAFDYSRIHTSWDYAGLDVGNPSSTTFNWSYEKTGPTESSNTYDDTRVQTAVMESIKKAPSIGFDTHELTVTNAKVTISNVPSESTVPDRKGGATKATRVTRQARLEATVKYNVKPIIGLLIQPVEVTENIDVTHVVGDQTRTY from the coding sequence ATGATTGAGATACTGAGAAGACGATGGGCTGACACAGCCAAAAGACGCACGTCAGGTCAGGCCTTGGTGGAATTTGTGCTCGTGTTTCCGCTCTTTATTACGATTCTATTTGCGATCATTGACTTTGGGTGGATGGCGTATCAAAAGGCTGCCTTCGATTACAGTCGTATACACACAAGTTGGGATTACGCAGGCCTCGATGTAGGCAACCCATCGTCAACTACCTTTAACTGGAGCTATGAGAAGACTGGTCCGACTGAGTCTTCTAACACATACGACGATACCAGGGTGCAAACTGCCGTAATGGAGTCTATAAAGAAGGCGCCCTCTATAGGCTTTGACACGCATGAGTTGACGGTTACGAATGCTAAAGTGACGATATCAAATGTCCCAAGCGAGTCTACTGTTCCAGACAGGAAGGGTGGCGCCACGAAGGCAACAAGGGTTACGCGCCAGGCAAGACTCGAGGCTACAGTCAAATACAACGTCAAGCCCATCATCGGCCTGCTCATTCAGCCGGTGGAAGTGACTGAAAATATCGATGTAACGCATGTGGTGGGCGACCAGACAAGGACGTACTGA
- a CDS encoding Tad domain-containing protein codes for MFKQVHVLRSTAIGADGAPEDGESGNILVMFACSLIVLIFFIGLTVDVSMILWQKGQLVNDAQLIKNNRFVYQDSVRYADNPGEEFEKRALKTLQLNGYEGDGKIYFYEYSQKKEERKVKVRVELNKKANTYFFQVFGVKSIPISTSIDFEDTYGDYREKPSDPTKPENRVWHPKKSASEYNGTYEFNSTSASTGRTSEHLPSDF; via the coding sequence ATGTTCAAGCAAGTCCACGTATTGCGCTCGACTGCGATAGGGGCCGATGGTGCGCCTGAAGATGGTGAGAGTGGCAACATACTCGTTATGTTCGCGTGTTCCCTCATCGTCTTGATCTTCTTCATTGGCTTGACCGTTGATGTGAGCATGATTCTGTGGCAAAAGGGTCAACTGGTCAATGATGCCCAGCTGATCAAGAACAATAGGTTTGTGTATCAGGATTCGGTGCGATATGCAGACAACCCAGGAGAGGAGTTTGAAAAGAGGGCACTTAAGACTCTTCAGCTCAATGGGTATGAGGGTGATGGCAAAATTTACTTCTATGAGTATTCTCAAAAAAAGGAGGAACGCAAGGTCAAAGTTCGTGTCGAGTTAAATAAGAAGGCTAATACGTACTTCTTCCAAGTCTTTGGAGTTAAGTCCATACCCATCTCTACCTCAATTGACTTTGAGGATACCTATGGTGATTATAGGGAGAAACCATCAGATCCGACAAAGCCTGAGAACAGGGTATGGCATCCAAAAAAATCCGCGTCCGAATATAACGGTACGTATGAATTTAATTCTACATCTGCATCTACCGGGCGCACCTCAGAGCACCTGCCAAGTGACTTTTGA
- a CDS encoding Spy0128 family protein, whose product MAPTKAEAKRLNVKLEITNLDEHPEIKDTTFHYVCSFFRWNDWVTSGWRLSDSTGNWTWSNYKQDNNPDKEWVAGPNDRPDGYWHNLDLKPGQTQSVDARDASCFYFYPVISPFSPRTDPALSLVDLQPAGNTWWISYNDRGYGPRSIVPFNFGGFPSDNDGTIILRMRYTPGLPKPPAPKFNLALKNQKQIDWLGDNKPNSDTTYKGINDYRLYLTSKTVDNTDYGTEKKKNIIFAIDISQSMRYEFNGVDKGQDTRWQSVKSAVDRLINGLGDDANNRFSIVTFSSDDWYSARFHGEGTYIRKYGNTSLMTAAQARSVAAGLTHAQSGGTDYSSAFRRIDECCQNPNDGWENIVLFITDGEPTSVPKDELRNLMGATAQAVIATAYTREAAKEHLGQVKSFFSIFVGTNQGTAAVLSMITQATNIAQNEKGSVQASNDKEMQDLINLLTRRIKKPDIGVAIKDQLSQYVDFYPGSQKVVATEKGGSPRTLSLSEYSFEYDGVTKTVTAKINKPATKDTTYVLSFDVHSNQTALDEWRSNPGYPDTGDLETDYADNKSSSGKEGFFSNAKAVGQITFDLGAGEQSVDYPFPKPVVQVFDNNNKGGIIKGHVTLFNQQLDAGKFTFGLYDCDDSADHNIKERHKFIDAGGLPVDVKNQSTDKDNGWFSFPTINYKEEGTYWYKIKQESIPGDLDGDQISASTKIKYDTHEALVKVMVTKEDGSFVARVEYDPKDYPDDASEEDKAAYFYNTYGVQGTYQ is encoded by the coding sequence GTGGCGCCTACAAAGGCGGAGGCAAAGCGCCTGAATGTGAAGCTCGAAATTACTAACCTTGATGAGCACCCAGAGATAAAGGATACGACGTTTCATTATGTGTGCTCTTTTTTCCGTTGGAATGACTGGGTCACTTCTGGCTGGCGTCTGTCTGATTCGACCGGCAATTGGACATGGTCGAATTATAAGCAGGATAATAATCCGGATAAGGAATGGGTGGCTGGTCCAAATGATCGACCTGATGGCTACTGGCATAACCTTGATCTAAAGCCCGGGCAAACCCAGAGCGTAGATGCTAGAGATGCGAGTTGCTTTTATTTTTATCCCGTAATCAGTCCCTTTTCCCCAAGGACTGATCCGGCTTTATCTCTTGTAGATCTTCAACCCGCAGGCAATACGTGGTGGATTTCCTATAATGATAGAGGCTATGGTCCGAGGTCAATTGTTCCATTTAATTTTGGAGGTTTTCCATCCGACAATGATGGAACTATCATACTCAGAATGCGTTATACGCCGGGGTTGCCCAAACCACCGGCTCCCAAGTTTAATTTGGCTTTGAAGAATCAAAAACAAATAGATTGGCTCGGGGACAACAAACCGAATAGTGATACAACCTACAAAGGTATCAATGATTACCGTCTCTATCTCACAAGTAAAACGGTTGATAATACCGATTATGGTACTGAGAAGAAAAAGAATATCATATTTGCAATTGATATCTCTCAATCTATGCGATACGAGTTTAATGGTGTGGACAAGGGCCAAGATACAAGATGGCAGTCGGTGAAGTCTGCTGTCGACAGATTAATTAATGGTCTTGGTGATGATGCGAACAATAGGTTCTCAATAGTCACGTTTTCGAGTGATGACTGGTATTCTGCAAGGTTTCACGGCGAGGGAACCTATATTCGTAAGTATGGTAATACTAGTTTAATGACTGCAGCTCAGGCGAGAAGTGTGGCAGCCGGTTTAACGCATGCTCAATCTGGTGGTACAGATTATTCTTCCGCTTTTAGAAGGATCGATGAATGTTGCCAAAATCCAAATGATGGATGGGAGAACATAGTCCTCTTTATTACCGATGGTGAGCCTACATCTGTGCCAAAAGATGAGTTGAGGAATCTCATGGGCGCCACCGCACAGGCAGTTATTGCGACTGCTTATACGCGGGAGGCGGCAAAGGAACATTTAGGTCAGGTAAAGAGCTTCTTCTCTATCTTTGTCGGTACGAACCAGGGCACTGCCGCAGTGCTTAGTATGATTACGCAGGCTACAAATATTGCGCAAAATGAGAAGGGGTCTGTTCAGGCATCGAATGACAAAGAGATGCAGGATCTCATTAATCTTTTGACACGAAGAATTAAGAAACCGGATATTGGTGTTGCGATAAAGGATCAGCTTTCTCAATATGTTGATTTCTATCCAGGTTCTCAAAAGGTAGTTGCTACGGAGAAGGGTGGTAGTCCGAGGACGCTTAGTTTGTCGGAGTATAGCTTTGAGTATGACGGTGTTACGAAGACCGTTACAGCGAAGATCAACAAGCCCGCAACAAAGGACACAACCTACGTTCTTTCGTTTGATGTTCATTCCAACCAAACTGCTCTTGATGAATGGCGTAGTAATCCGGGGTACCCTGATACGGGAGATTTAGAGACCGACTATGCAGATAATAAATCAAGTTCTGGCAAGGAAGGCTTCTTTAGTAATGCAAAGGCGGTAGGCCAGATTACTTTTGATCTTGGTGCGGGTGAACAGTCGGTAGATTATCCCTTCCCCAAACCAGTAGTACAGGTATTCGATAACAACAATAAGGGTGGTATAATTAAGGGTCATGTCACGCTCTTTAACCAGCAACTTGATGCCGGTAAGTTTACTTTTGGCCTTTATGACTGTGATGACTCGGCTGATCACAATATTAAAGAAAGGCATAAGTTTATAGATGCCGGTGGCCTACCTGTAGATGTGAAGAACCAGTCTACCGATAAAGATAATGGATGGTTCAGCTTCCCAACGATTAATTATAAAGAGGAGGGTACGTATTGGTATAAGATCAAACAGGAATCGATTCCGGGCGATCTTGATGGCGACCAAATAAGTGCCTCTACTAAAATAAAGTATGATACCCATGAGGCTCTCGTTAAAGTTATGGTAACTAAGGAGGATGGGAGTTTCGTAGCTCGGGTTGAGTATGATCCCAAGGATTATCCGGACGATGCTTCAGAGGAAGATAAGGCTGCTTACTTCTATAACACCTACGGAGTCCAAGGTACATATCAGTAA